A genomic stretch from Flavobacterium sp. KS-LB2 includes:
- a CDS encoding HlyD family secretion protein, producing MADKLTNIDLRSEEVQDILTKVPHWMMLWGNMILLTVILLLLFISWFVKYPDIILSEAVITTEIPPQKEYAKKTGRLDALLVQDNEKVIHDQPLAVIENTSNYEDVFMLKSVVEKIRVNNKYFKFPIDSLPMLFLGDIETEYALFENSYTQYQLNSSLEPFSNEVIANTFSVSESKIRLQSLQSQKEMNKRELDFKNKDLQRNKTLFDKGVISAQEYENKQFEYTQAERNFKIFEMSISQSYEGISTANKTLKETEINQIKEDMVLLKNVLQSFNKLKKAIKDWEYQYVLKSKINGNVTFLSYWNTNQTVNAGDLVFTIIPDENSLFIAKLKTPIKNSGKIKVGQLVNIKLENYPDTEFGVLNGTVKNVSLVPDKDGFYLIDVKLPTKLITSYKKEIKFKQEMQGTAEIVTEDLRLIERLFYQFKEIVKR from the coding sequence ATGGCAGATAAGCTAACGAATATAGACTTAAGAAGCGAAGAAGTCCAGGATATATTGACCAAAGTACCGCATTGGATGATGTTATGGGGCAATATGATACTTTTGACTGTAATCCTCTTACTATTATTTATTTCATGGTTCGTGAAATATCCAGATATCATTCTATCAGAAGCTGTTATTACCACGGAAATTCCTCCACAAAAAGAGTACGCAAAAAAGACAGGTCGTCTTGATGCTCTTTTGGTTCAAGATAATGAGAAAGTTATTCATGATCAGCCATTAGCCGTTATTGAGAATACTTCCAATTATGAAGATGTGTTTATGCTTAAATCTGTAGTTGAGAAAATTAGAGTTAATAATAAGTACTTCAAATTTCCGATTGATAGCTTACCTATGCTATTTCTTGGTGACATCGAAACCGAATACGCTTTATTTGAAAATAGTTATACTCAATATCAACTCAATAGTAGCTTAGAACCATTTTCTAACGAAGTTATTGCTAATACATTTTCGGTTTCAGAATCAAAAATACGTTTGCAAAGTTTGCAATCACAAAAAGAGATGAACAAAAGGGAACTAGATTTTAAGAATAAAGATTTACAGAGAAACAAAACCCTTTTCGATAAAGGTGTTATTTCAGCACAAGAATATGAAAATAAACAATTCGAATATACACAAGCTGAACGTAATTTTAAAATTTTTGAAATGTCTATCTCCCAATCTTATGAAGGTATAAGTACAGCTAACAAGACATTGAAAGAAACTGAAATAAATCAAATAAAGGAGGATATGGTACTGTTGAAAAATGTTCTTCAATCTTTTAATAAACTTAAAAAAGCTATAAAAGATTGGGAATATCAATATGTGCTAAAATCTAAAATTAATGGAAATGTTACTTTCTTAAGCTACTGGAATACTAATCAAACTGTTAATGCAGGTGATTTAGTATTTACCATAATTCCAGATGAAAATTCATTATTTATAGCGAAATTGAAAACACCTATTAAAAATTCAGGTAAAATTAAAGTAGGTCAACTGGTAAATATAAAATTGGAGAACTATCCTGATACTGAATTTGGAGTTTTAAATGGTACTGTTAAAAATGTTTCACTCGTACCTGACAAAGATGGGTTTTATCTCATAGATGTAAAACTTCCAACAAAATTAATTACTTCATATAAGAAAGAAATTAAATTTAAACAAGAAATGCAGGGAACAGCTGAAATAGTTACTGAAGATTTACGTTTAATAGAACGACTTTTTTATCAATTTAAAGAAATTGTAAAAAGATAA
- a CDS encoding peptidase domain-containing ABC transporter has protein sequence MKNFPSYRQTGVKDCGPTCLKIIAKYFKRNITIEELRKLSETTRSGSSLLNLSEAAESIGLRTLGVKIALNDIIDASLPCILHWNNIHYVVLYKIRRNMVYISDPAYGLITYSKNEFLKQWIGPSASEDTEEGIALLVEPSPEFYNNKYDTDKKEFGFSFLSNYIFRYKKFLWQLVIGIIAASLLQLIFPFLTQSIVDVGIKNQDIHFIYLVLIAQLALFIGRTSIEMIRSWILLHLSARINISLVSDFFIKLMNLPIAFFDTRMTGDILQRINDHKRIERILTTSSLNVLFSMINLIVFSFILAYYSMQLFGIFFIGSSLYFLWIFIFLKKRGILDYKRFSQVSQEQSKVIELINGMQEIKLHNAEKQKRWGWEFLQARLFKISIEGLALEQYQSVGSGFINEVKNIFITVMSAKLVIDGEITLGMMLAISYIVGQLNSPISQLINFVKEVQDAKISLDRLSEIHQKEDEEQQDIEKVTNIPLNKDIVLTGVSFRYVGSDMMVLKDLSLNIPSNKVTAIVGVSGSGKTTLLKLLLKFYSTHGGNITIGNYDFKNISQKTWRNECGVVMQEGYIFNDTIANNIALGDDNLDKSKLANAVDVANIKEFIETLPLSYNTKIGIEGVGLSSGQKQRLLIARAVYKNPNFLFFDEATSALDANNEKVIMEKLNTFFENKTVVVIAHRLSTVKNAHQIVVLDKGKIVEIGNHNQLVKQKGNYYDLVKNQLELGQ, from the coding sequence TTGAAAAATTTTCCTTCATATAGGCAAACAGGAGTCAAAGATTGTGGACCAACTTGTCTTAAAATAATAGCTAAGTATTTTAAAAGAAATATTACAATTGAAGAATTGCGGAAATTAAGTGAAACAACTCGAAGTGGTAGTAGTTTGCTGAATTTAAGTGAAGCAGCCGAAAGCATAGGTTTAAGGACATTAGGAGTTAAAATTGCATTAAACGATATAATAGATGCTTCTTTGCCTTGTATTTTGCACTGGAATAATATTCATTATGTAGTTCTTTACAAAATTCGGAGAAATATGGTTTATATTTCGGACCCTGCTTATGGATTGATTACTTATAGTAAAAATGAGTTTTTAAAGCAGTGGATAGGTCCTAGTGCTAGTGAAGATACGGAGGAGGGGATCGCATTACTTGTTGAACCATCACCAGAATTTTATAATAATAAATACGATACTGATAAAAAAGAATTTGGCTTTTCTTTTTTATCAAATTATATATTTAGATATAAAAAATTTTTGTGGCAGCTAGTTATTGGTATTATCGCTGCGAGCTTACTTCAACTTATTTTTCCTTTTCTAACTCAAAGTATTGTGGATGTTGGTATTAAAAATCAAGATATTCATTTTATATATTTAGTACTTATCGCTCAATTAGCTCTATTTATCGGAAGAACTTCAATAGAGATGATTAGGAGTTGGATATTATTACATTTAAGTGCTCGTATTAACATTTCATTGGTTTCAGATTTTTTTATAAAGCTAATGAACTTACCAATTGCGTTTTTTGATACACGTATGACTGGCGATATTTTGCAGCGGATAAATGACCATAAACGTATAGAGCGTATTTTAACAACTTCATCATTAAATGTATTGTTCTCGATGATCAATCTTATTGTATTCAGTTTTATTTTAGCTTATTACAGTATGCAATTATTTGGTATTTTTTTTATAGGTAGTTCCCTTTATTTTTTATGGATATTTATATTCTTAAAAAAACGCGGAATTTTAGATTATAAACGTTTTTCACAAGTGAGTCAAGAGCAGAGTAAAGTAATCGAGCTTATCAATGGCATGCAGGAAATAAAACTGCATAATGCAGAAAAACAAAAACGTTGGGGTTGGGAGTTTCTGCAAGCTCGTCTATTTAAAATTTCTATTGAGGGTTTAGCGTTAGAGCAATACCAAAGCGTAGGTTCCGGCTTTATAAATGAGGTGAAAAATATTTTTATCACGGTTATGTCTGCAAAACTTGTTATTGATGGTGAAATTACTTTAGGGATGATGTTAGCAATAAGTTATATTGTAGGACAATTGAATTCACCAATTTCACAACTTATCAATTTTGTTAAAGAGGTTCAAGATGCCAAAATATCGTTGGATCGGTTATCCGAAATACATCAAAAAGAAGATGAAGAACAGCAGGATATTGAGAAAGTCACTAACATTCCATTAAACAAAGATATAGTATTAACTGGTGTGTCATTTAGATATGTAGGTTCTGATATGATGGTTTTGAAGGATTTATCTTTAAATATACCTTCCAATAAAGTAACTGCTATCGTAGGTGTAAGTGGAAGTGGTAAGACGACCCTACTAAAATTGCTTCTTAAATTTTATTCAACACATGGTGGAAATATTACAATAGGAAATTACGATTTTAAAAATATTTCGCAGAAGACTTGGCGAAATGAATGTGGAGTGGTTATGCAGGAAGGCTATATATTCAATGATACAATTGCCAACAACATTGCTCTTGGGGATGATAATTTAGACAAATCAAAATTAGCAAATGCAGTAGACGTTGCCAACATAAAAGAGTTTATTGAAACATTGCCATTGTCTTATAATACCAAAATAGGAATAGAAGGTGTAGGATTAAGTTCAGGACAAAAACAAAGACTTTTAATAGCCAGAGCAGTTTATAAAAATCCGAATTTTTTATTTTTTGATGAAGCTACATCTGCTTTGGATGCAAATAATGAAAAAGTTATAATGGAAAAACTAAATACTTTTTTTGAAAATAAAACTGTAGTGGTTATTGCCCATAGGCTGAGCACCGTAAAAAATGCACATCAAATTGTAGTACTAGATAAAGGAAAGATCGTGGAAATAGGGAACCATAATCAATTAGTCAAGCAAAAAGGTAATTACTATGATTTGGTTAAAAATCAATTAGAACTAGGTCAGTAA